In a single window of the Micromonospora sp. WMMD1155 genome:
- a CDS encoding low temperature requirement protein A: MGGHRRRGQLGPAVPIAPGARVDKFEVFFDLVFVFSFFIITRATAANITGRQLLHAALVLAVLWWIWVVHSLVATRVRLGEGYVPVLMVIAMVALFAFALALPQAFSDPKGSTAGPMLVAISYVVVRAVHMILYQHVVRDSPQERRQLRRFAPELAVSIVLLLAAALIPPQIADPDDAALVRDGLWITVVVVQYATGFIVGTWGWGVTSAEHWTERYDLILIIALGESIISTGVGGNLLGKPVTWPAVAAAALGIVITAALWWAHFDFIGPAARIALHAAEGAPRVAMARDAYAYAYLPMIAGVILFSIGNEQMLHKITDPAGGIAEKIEGPAVPMLFGGLICYFAVNLLFQLRTLHTVSWTRVGVIVVLAAALPIGQHLPVLCTLILATLICVGLVAVEVLVMSQSRHALRSAVFQERTTHEAHEAAWRARWHDVPESDEPTGP; encoded by the coding sequence GTGGGCGGTCACCGGCGGCGTGGGCAACTGGGACCGGCCGTCCCGATCGCCCCCGGCGCCCGGGTCGACAAGTTCGAAGTCTTCTTCGACCTCGTCTTCGTCTTCTCGTTCTTCATCATCACCCGGGCGACGGCCGCGAACATCACCGGCCGGCAACTGTTGCACGCCGCTCTGGTGCTCGCCGTGCTCTGGTGGATCTGGGTGGTGCACAGCCTGGTCGCCACCCGGGTCCGGCTCGGCGAGGGCTACGTCCCGGTGCTCATGGTGATCGCGATGGTGGCCCTGTTCGCGTTCGCGTTGGCGCTGCCCCAGGCGTTCAGTGATCCGAAGGGCAGCACGGCGGGCCCGATGCTCGTCGCCATCAGCTACGTCGTGGTCCGGGCCGTCCACATGATCCTCTACCAGCACGTGGTGCGGGACAGCCCGCAGGAACGCCGGCAACTGCGGCGCTTCGCCCCGGAGTTGGCGGTGAGCATCGTGCTGCTGCTGGCCGCCGCGTTGATCCCGCCGCAGATCGCCGACCCGGACGACGCCGCCCTGGTCCGCGACGGCTTGTGGATCACCGTGGTGGTGGTGCAGTACGCCACCGGCTTCATCGTCGGCACCTGGGGCTGGGGGGTGACCAGCGCCGAGCACTGGACGGAGCGCTACGACCTCATCCTGATCATCGCGCTGGGCGAGTCCATCATCTCCACGGGGGTGGGCGGCAACCTGCTCGGCAAGCCGGTGACCTGGCCGGCGGTGGCCGCCGCCGCGCTCGGCATCGTGATCACCGCCGCCCTCTGGTGGGCGCACTTCGACTTCATCGGCCCGGCCGCCCGGATCGCCCTGCACGCGGCGGAGGGCGCCCCCCGCGTGGCGATGGCCCGCGACGCGTACGCGTACGCGTACCTGCCGATGATCGCCGGGGTGATCCTCTTCTCGATCGGCAACGAGCAGATGCTGCACAAGATCACCGATCCGGCCGGCGGGATCGCCGAGAAGATCGAGGGGCCGGCGGTGCCGATGCTCTTCGGTGGGCTGATCTGCTACTTCGCTGTCAACCTGCTGTTCCAGCTGCGTACCCTGCACACCGTCAGCTGGACCCGGGTCGGCGTCATCGTGGTGCTCGCAGCCGCCCTCCCGATCGGTCAGCACCTGCCGGTACTGTGCACGCTCATCCTCGCCACGCTTATCTGTGTGGGCCTGGTGGCCGTGGAGGTGCTGGTGATGTCGCAGTCCCGGCACGCGCTGCGGTCCGCCGTCTTCCAGGAGCGGACCACCCACGAGGCGCACGAGGCGGCCTGGCGTGCGCGCTGGCACGACGTCCCGGAGAGCGACGAGCCGACGGGTCCCTAA
- a CDS encoding leucyl aminopeptidase produces the protein MTSPRTTNLSLVDTDPAELAVDAIVIGLHSQTGEQGATSGLAGTLLLASGAESIAAAFDGTLTETLALLGATGGPGEVVKLATLGTVTAPLVVAVGLGPEPSGAAPAPETLRRASGAAVRALAGAPKVALALPLPDDADTSAELRAVAEGALLGGYRFAGYKTRPQPTRREPVAEVLIAVPDAGDAVAQAEVTRAQAVTGAVRVSRDWVNTAPNELRPPSFADAVAEAAQAAGLAVEVLDEAALVAGGYGGIVAVGQGSEAPPRLVKLTYTPGNGGNGKRVALVGKGITFDTGGISIKPAQGMWEMKSDMAGAAAVGAAMLAIAALKPSVAVSGYLPMAENMPSGASYRPGDVITMFNGKRVEVLNTDAEGRMVLGDAMARACADGTDYLFETSTLTGGQVIALGKRMAGVMGTPELCERVQAVGDAVGEPAWPMPLPDDVRKGMDSDVADISQVNAGMDRAGHMLQGGVFLREFVTDDVAWAHIDIAGPGYHSGEPTGYWTKGGTGVPVRTLVQLVEDIAANG, from the coding sequence GTGACATCACCCCGCACCACCAACCTGAGCCTGGTCGACACCGACCCGGCCGAGCTCGCCGTCGACGCGATCGTCATCGGCCTGCACAGCCAGACCGGAGAGCAGGGCGCCACCAGCGGCCTCGCCGGCACCCTGCTGCTCGCCAGCGGCGCGGAGAGCATCGCCGCCGCCTTCGACGGCACGTTGACCGAGACCCTCGCGCTGCTCGGCGCGACGGGCGGGCCGGGTGAGGTCGTCAAGCTGGCCACGTTGGGCACCGTGACCGCCCCGCTGGTCGTCGCTGTCGGGCTCGGCCCGGAGCCGTCGGGTGCCGCCCCGGCTCCGGAGACGCTGCGCCGGGCCTCCGGTGCGGCGGTCCGGGCCCTGGCCGGCGCGCCGAAGGTCGCGTTGGCGCTGCCGCTGCCGGACGACGCGGACACGTCGGCGGAGCTGCGCGCGGTCGCCGAGGGTGCGCTGCTCGGCGGGTACCGGTTCGCCGGTTACAAGACCCGCCCCCAGCCGACCCGGCGGGAGCCGGTGGCCGAGGTGCTCATCGCGGTGCCGGACGCCGGCGACGCGGTCGCCCAGGCGGAGGTCACCCGGGCGCAGGCGGTGACGGGCGCGGTCCGGGTGAGCCGGGACTGGGTGAACACCGCGCCGAACGAGCTGCGGCCTCCGTCGTTCGCCGACGCGGTCGCCGAGGCCGCCCAGGCGGCGGGGCTGGCCGTCGAGGTGCTGGACGAGGCGGCGCTCGTCGCCGGTGGGTACGGCGGCATCGTCGCGGTCGGGCAGGGTTCGGAGGCTCCGCCGCGGTTGGTGAAGCTCACCTACACCCCGGGGAACGGCGGCAACGGCAAGCGGGTCGCGCTGGTCGGCAAGGGGATCACCTTCGACACCGGCGGCATCTCGATCAAGCCGGCGCAGGGCATGTGGGAGATGAAGTCCGACATGGCGGGCGCGGCTGCGGTCGGCGCGGCCATGCTGGCGATCGCCGCGCTGAAGCCGTCGGTGGCGGTCAGCGGCTACCTGCCGATGGCGGAGAACATGCCGTCGGGTGCCAGCTACCGGCCGGGTGACGTGATCACCATGTTCAACGGCAAGCGGGTGGAGGTGCTCAACACCGACGCCGAGGGCCGCATGGTGCTCGGCGACGCGATGGCCCGCGCCTGCGCGGACGGCACCGACTACCTGTTCGAGACCTCCACCCTGACCGGCGGTCAGGTCATCGCGCTGGGTAAGCGGATGGCCGGTGTGATGGGCACCCCTGAGCTGTGCGAGCGGGTCCAGGCGGTCGGGGACGCGGTCGGCGAGCCGGCCTGGCCGATGCCGCTGCCCGACGACGTGCGCAAGGGCATGGATTCCGACGTGGCGGACATCTCGCAGGTCAACGCCGGGATGGACCGCGCCGGTCACATGCTGCAGGGCGGCGTGTTCCTGCGCGAGTTCGTCACCGACGACGTGGCCTGGGCGCACATCGACATCGCGGGGCCGGGCTACCACTCCGGTGAGCCGACCGGCTACTGGACCAAGGGCGGCACCGGTGTCCCGGTCCGCACCCTGGTGCAGCTCGTCGAGGACATCGCGGCCAACGGCTGA
- a CDS encoding MerR family transcriptional regulator: MSGYAPSEAARRSGFSLDTLRYYEKIGLLADVERTAGGQRVFTDDDLGWLELFRCLRDTGMPIAQMRRYAQLARAGEHTADERRELLQHHAVRVEEQMDLLQRQYEHLRAKIRYYERLPGPEPS, translated from the coding sequence ATGAGCGGTTACGCCCCCTCGGAGGCCGCCCGCCGCAGCGGCTTCAGCCTGGACACCCTGCGGTACTACGAGAAGATCGGCCTGCTCGCCGACGTGGAGCGGACGGCCGGTGGGCAGCGGGTCTTCACCGACGACGACCTCGGCTGGCTGGAGCTGTTCCGGTGCCTGCGCGACACCGGGATGCCGATCGCGCAGATGCGCCGCTACGCGCAACTGGCCCGCGCGGGTGAACACACCGCCGACGAGCGTCGTGAGCTGCTGCAACACCACGCGGTACGGGTCGAGGAGCAGATGGACCTGCTGCAGCGCCAGTACGAGCACCTCCGGGCGAAGATCCGCTACTACGAGCGGCTGCCCGGCCCGGAGCCGTCGTGA
- the gcvT gene encoding glycine cleavage system aminomethyltransferase GcvT: MTDVTSAAAATRLRRSPLHERHTAAGAKFAPFGGWEMPLEYAGGGVLKEHTAVRTAVGVFDVSHLGKARVSGPGAADFVNACLSNDLGRIGPGRAQYTLCCDDATGGVVDDIIAYLYADDHVFLIPNAANTAEVVRRLRAAAPAQVTVTDEHEAYAVLAVQGPRSAELLAALDLPTEHDYMSFSAASLAGVELTVCRTGYTGELGYELVVPAEHAVAVWDALFAVGATFGLRACGLAARDTLRTEMGYPLHGQDLSLDISPVQARSGWAVGWGKPAFWGRDALLAEKAAGPRRTLRGLVAVDRAIPRPGMTLHVGDTQVGVVTSGTFSPTRKQGIALALVDTDADLTDGDQVEIDIRGRRAPLTLTKPPFVTPSVR, encoded by the coding sequence ATGACCGACGTGACCTCCGCCGCCGCCGCGACCCGGCTGCGACGTTCCCCGCTGCACGAGCGGCACACCGCCGCCGGTGCCAAGTTCGCTCCCTTCGGCGGTTGGGAGATGCCGCTGGAGTACGCCGGCGGCGGCGTACTCAAGGAGCACACCGCGGTCCGGACGGCGGTCGGGGTCTTCGACGTGTCGCACCTGGGCAAGGCCCGGGTGAGCGGGCCGGGCGCGGCGGACTTCGTGAACGCCTGCCTCAGCAACGACCTGGGCCGGATCGGCCCCGGCCGGGCGCAGTACACGCTCTGCTGCGACGACGCCACCGGCGGTGTGGTGGACGACATCATCGCCTACCTGTACGCCGACGACCACGTCTTCCTCATCCCGAACGCCGCGAACACCGCCGAGGTGGTGCGCCGGTTGCGCGCCGCCGCGCCCGCGCAGGTCACCGTCACCGACGAGCACGAGGCGTACGCCGTACTGGCCGTGCAGGGCCCCCGCTCGGCCGAGTTGCTGGCCGCCCTCGACCTGCCGACCGAGCACGACTACATGAGCTTCTCGGCGGCGAGCCTGGCCGGGGTGGAGTTGACCGTCTGCCGTACCGGCTACACCGGTGAGCTGGGCTACGAGCTGGTGGTGCCGGCGGAGCACGCGGTCGCGGTGTGGGACGCGCTCTTCGCTGTCGGCGCGACGTTCGGGCTGCGCGCCTGCGGGCTGGCCGCCCGTGACACGCTGCGCACCGAGATGGGCTACCCGCTGCACGGGCAGGACCTCTCCCTGGACATCAGCCCGGTGCAGGCCCGCTCCGGCTGGGCGGTCGGCTGGGGCAAGCCTGCCTTCTGGGGTCGCGACGCGCTGCTCGCCGAGAAGGCCGCCGGCCCCCGGCGTACGCTGCGCGGCCTGGTGGCCGTCGACCGGGCCATCCCGCGGCCCGGGATGACCCTGCACGTCGGCGACACCCAGGTCGGCGTGGTCACCAGCGGCACCTTCAGCCCGACGAGGAAGCAGGGCATCGCGCTGGCCCTCGTCGACACCGACGCCGACCTCACCGACGGCGACCAGGTCGAGATCGACATCCGGGGCCGCCGAGCACCCCTGACCCTGACCAAGCCCCCCTTCGTAACCCCCTCAGTCCGCTGA
- the sucB gene encoding 2-oxoglutarate dehydrogenase, E2 component, dihydrolipoamide succinyltransferase has product MPVSVTMPRLGESVTEGTVTRWLKQEGDTVEVDEPLLEVSTDKVDTEIPSPAAGVLSRIVVGEDETAEVGSELAVIAGEGESAAGGGEATPQEQAPAEAVEPAAEPTAAAEGTADQVAQDEAPAEAPAPAAASSGEGTAVKMPALGESVTEGTVTRWLKQVGETIEVDEPLLEVSTDKVDTEIPSPVAGTVLEIKVAEDETAAVGADLAIIGVAGGTPAQAKPEPKPEPQAEAKPEPKAEPKPEPKVQEPTPGMSYNEPAAETESSAQPAKTEQAAQPAAAASTPPRPSAPAQGGGEEAAGYVTPLVRKLAAEHGVDLSSLNGTGVGGRIRKQDVLEAAEKAKAAPAPAAAPAAAPSAAAAKPAAKPQPSGKRGTVEKLPRIRKAIATRLHESLHEMAQLTTVVEVDVTRIAKLRAQAKDSFVQRHGVKLSFLPFFALAAIEALQTYPIVNARMDLEGGTITYPEAEHLGIAVDTERGLLTPVIHNAGDLNLGGIAKRVADLAERTRTNKISPDEIAGATFTLTNTGSRGALFDTPIVPSPQSAMLGTGAVVKRPVVVNDPELGEVVAVRSMVYLALSYDHRLIDGADAARFLTAVKERLEAGNFESELGLA; this is encoded by the coding sequence ATGCCGGTATCGGTCACCATGCCTCGGCTCGGCGAGAGCGTCACCGAGGGCACCGTCACTCGCTGGCTCAAGCAGGAGGGCGACACGGTCGAGGTCGACGAGCCCCTGCTCGAAGTCTCCACCGACAAGGTCGACACCGAGATCCCGTCGCCCGCTGCGGGCGTGCTGAGCCGGATCGTGGTCGGTGAGGACGAGACCGCCGAGGTCGGCAGCGAGCTCGCTGTCATCGCCGGTGAGGGCGAGTCCGCCGCCGGCGGCGGCGAGGCCACTCCGCAGGAGCAGGCCCCGGCCGAGGCGGTCGAGCCGGCCGCCGAGCCGACGGCCGCCGCCGAGGGCACCGCCGACCAGGTGGCCCAGGACGAGGCCCCGGCCGAGGCGCCGGCTCCGGCCGCCGCCTCGTCGGGCGAGGGCACCGCGGTGAAGATGCCGGCCCTGGGCGAGAGCGTCACCGAGGGTACGGTCACCCGCTGGCTCAAGCAGGTCGGCGAGACCATCGAGGTCGACGAGCCGCTGCTGGAGGTCTCCACCGACAAGGTGGACACCGAGATCCCGTCCCCGGTCGCCGGCACGGTGCTGGAGATCAAGGTCGCCGAGGACGAGACCGCCGCGGTCGGCGCCGACCTGGCGATCATCGGTGTCGCCGGCGGGACCCCCGCGCAGGCGAAGCCCGAGCCGAAGCCCGAGCCCCAGGCGGAGGCCAAGCCGGAGCCGAAGGCCGAGCCGAAGCCGGAGCCGAAGGTCCAGGAGCCGACGCCGGGCATGTCGTACAACGAGCCGGCTGCGGAGACGGAGAGTTCGGCCCAGCCGGCGAAGACCGAGCAGGCCGCGCAGCCGGCCGCTGCCGCCTCGACGCCGCCGCGTCCGTCCGCGCCCGCGCAGGGTGGCGGCGAGGAGGCCGCCGGCTACGTCACTCCGCTGGTGCGCAAGCTCGCCGCCGAGCACGGTGTGGACCTGTCCTCGCTCAACGGCACCGGCGTGGGTGGCCGGATCCGCAAGCAGGACGTGCTGGAGGCTGCCGAGAAGGCGAAGGCCGCTCCCGCTCCCGCCGCCGCACCGGCCGCCGCTCCGTCGGCGGCTGCGGCCAAGCCGGCCGCCAAGCCGCAGCCCAGCGGCAAGCGGGGCACTGTCGAGAAGCTGCCGCGCATCCGCAAGGCCATCGCGACCCGGCTGCACGAGTCGCTGCACGAGATGGCGCAGCTCACCACCGTGGTCGAGGTGGACGTCACCCGGATCGCGAAGCTGCGGGCCCAGGCGAAGGACTCCTTCGTGCAGCGCCACGGCGTGAAGCTGTCCTTCCTGCCGTTCTTCGCGCTCGCGGCGATCGAGGCGCTGCAGACGTACCCGATCGTCAACGCCCGGATGGATCTCGAAGGCGGGACGATCACCTACCCGGAGGCCGAGCACCTCGGCATCGCCGTGGACACCGAGCGTGGGCTGTTGACGCCGGTCATCCACAACGCCGGTGACCTCAACCTGGGCGGCATCGCCAAGCGGGTCGCCGACCTGGCCGAGCGCACCCGGACCAACAAGATCAGCCCGGACGAGATCGCCGGGGCGACCTTCACGCTCACCAACACGGGCAGCCGGGGTGCGCTCTTCGACACCCCGATCGTGCCGTCGCCGCAGTCGGCGATGCTCGGCACGGGTGCCGTCGTCAAGCGCCCGGTCGTGGTCAACGACCCGGAGCTGGGCGAGGTCGTCGCGGTCCGGTCGATGGTCTACCTGGCCCTGTCCTACGACCACCGACTGATCGACGGTGCCGACGCGGCCCGCTTCCTGACCGCGGTCAAGGAGCGGCTGGAGGCCGGCAACTTCGAGTCGGAGCTGGGCCTGGCCTGA
- the lpdA gene encoding dihydrolipoyl dehydrogenase gives MSEPNEATFDIVILGGGSGGYATALRAAQLDLSVALVEKGKLGGTCLHNGCIPTKALLHAAEIADQTRESEQFGVKTELVGIDMAGVNSYKDGVISRLYKGLQGLIGGSKNITVVTGAGKLVGKNVVEVDGKRYTGRNIVLASGSYAKSLPGLEVDGERIITSDHALTMDRVPSSVIVLGGGVIGVEFASVWKSFGVDVTIVEALPRLVAAEDEESSKALERAFRKRKINFKVGKPFEKVEKTENGVKLTIQGGETVEAELLLVAVGRGPNTADLGYEEQGVKMDRGYVLTDERLRTSVPNVYAVGDIVPGLQLAHRGFQQGIFVAEEIAGQTPAAIDEVGIPRVTYCDPELASVGLTEAKAKEQYGADKVTSYNYNLGGNGKSQILKTTGFVKLVRVEDGPVVGVHMVGARVGELIGEAQLIYNWEAYPAEVAQLVHAHPTQNEALGEAHLALAGKPLHAHA, from the coding sequence GTGAGCGAGCCGAACGAAGCGACCTTCGACATCGTCATTCTCGGAGGTGGCAGCGGCGGCTACGCGACCGCGCTGCGCGCCGCCCAGCTGGACCTCTCCGTCGCGCTGGTCGAGAAGGGCAAGCTCGGCGGGACCTGCCTGCACAACGGCTGCATCCCGACGAAGGCTCTGCTACACGCCGCCGAGATCGCCGACCAGACCCGCGAGTCCGAGCAGTTCGGTGTGAAGACCGAGCTGGTCGGCATCGACATGGCCGGGGTCAACTCGTACAAGGACGGCGTGATCTCCCGCCTCTACAAGGGCCTGCAGGGCCTCATCGGCGGCTCGAAGAACATCACCGTCGTCACCGGCGCCGGCAAGCTGGTCGGCAAGAACGTGGTCGAGGTGGACGGCAAGCGCTACACCGGCCGCAACATCGTGTTGGCCTCCGGCTCGTACGCGAAGAGCCTGCCCGGCCTGGAGGTCGACGGCGAGCGGATCATCACCAGCGACCACGCCCTCACGATGGACCGGGTGCCGTCGTCGGTGATCGTGCTCGGCGGTGGCGTGATCGGCGTCGAGTTCGCCAGCGTCTGGAAGTCCTTCGGCGTGGACGTGACGATCGTCGAGGCGCTGCCCCGACTGGTCGCCGCCGAGGACGAGGAGTCGTCGAAGGCGCTGGAGCGGGCGTTCCGCAAGCGGAAGATCAACTTCAAGGTCGGCAAGCCGTTCGAGAAGGTCGAGAAGACCGAGAACGGCGTCAAGCTGACCATCCAGGGCGGCGAGACCGTCGAGGCCGAGCTGCTGCTGGTCGCCGTCGGTCGCGGCCCGAACACCGCCGACCTCGGGTACGAGGAGCAGGGCGTCAAGATGGACCGCGGCTACGTGCTGACCGACGAGCGGCTGCGCACCAGCGTGCCGAACGTCTACGCGGTCGGCGACATCGTGCCCGGCCTCCAGCTCGCGCACCGGGGCTTCCAGCAGGGCATCTTCGTGGCCGAGGAGATCGCCGGGCAGACCCCGGCCGCGATCGACGAGGTCGGCATCCCGCGCGTCACCTACTGCGACCCGGAGCTGGCGTCGGTTGGCCTGACCGAGGCGAAGGCCAAGGAGCAGTACGGCGCCGACAAGGTCACGTCGTACAACTACAACCTGGGTGGCAACGGCAAGAGCCAGATCCTCAAGACCACCGGCTTCGTGAAGCTGGTCCGGGTGGAGGACGGCCCGGTCGTCGGCGTACACATGGTCGGCGCCCGGGTGGGTGAGCTGATCGGTGAGGCGCAGCTCATCTACAACTGGGAGGCCTACCCGGCCGAGGTCGCCCAGCTCGTGCACGCCCACCCGACCCAGAACGAGGCCCTGGGCGAGGCGCACCTGGCCCTCGCCGGCAAGCCGCTGCACGCGCACGCCTGA
- a CDS encoding hemerythrin domain-containing protein, translating to MHPTGSPADRLAAVGNQMIEIHLWLSAELARLRASLGTPSRDLRAHCLTFCTALGRHHTGEDTGAFRLLAEQAPELRPVIANLITDHEVVAGILGRVEALLAGDVAVPVEQVRGELDGLAALLESHFRYEEKRLVTALNALTGRPGTAEDLLGLTVPPG from the coding sequence GTGCACCCGACCGGTTCACCGGCCGACCGGCTCGCCGCCGTCGGCAATCAGATGATCGAGATCCACCTCTGGCTCAGCGCGGAGCTGGCCCGTCTCCGGGCAAGCCTCGGCACCCCGTCGCGTGACCTGCGAGCACACTGTCTGACCTTCTGCACCGCCCTGGGTCGACACCACACCGGTGAGGACACCGGCGCGTTCCGGCTGCTGGCCGAGCAGGCCCCCGAACTGCGTCCGGTCATCGCCAACCTGATCACCGACCACGAGGTGGTGGCGGGGATCCTGGGGCGGGTCGAGGCGTTGCTGGCCGGTGACGTGGCAGTGCCGGTCGAGCAGGTACGCGGTGAGCTGGACGGCTTGGCCGCGCTGCTGGAGTCGCACTTCCGCTACGAGGAGAAGCGACTGGTCACCGCCCTGAACGCGCTCACCGGTCGACCCGGGACAGCCGAGGACCTCCTCGGCCTGACCGTGCCGCCCGGCTGA
- a CDS encoding SDR family NAD(P)-dependent oxidoreductase, with product MTTNKPITTSFTPHSTAMDVIQGVDLVRRRAIVTGGSSGIGVETARALASAGAEVTLAVRNLDAGQKAADDIIGTTGNDRVLVAPLDLADQDSIADFVANWDGPLHILVNNAGIMAAPLSRTPQGWEMQFATNHLGHFALANGLRPALAAGDGARIVSVSSAAHLRSPVVFEDIQYDHREYEPWQAYGQSKTANVLFAVEATRRWSDDGIFANSLMPGAIRTNLQRYVSEEELTRLRSGNAAAWKTVEQGAATSVLVAASPLLDEVGGRYFENCQEAAPAQPGQRTGVADYALDPEAAERLWQVSTALLKS from the coding sequence ATGACCACGAACAAGCCGATCACCACCTCGTTCACCCCGCACTCCACCGCCATGGACGTGATCCAGGGCGTCGACCTCGTCCGGCGGCGGGCGATCGTGACCGGTGGGTCGTCCGGCATCGGCGTGGAGACCGCCCGCGCTCTGGCCAGCGCCGGAGCGGAGGTCACCCTGGCCGTCCGCAACCTCGACGCCGGGCAGAAGGCCGCCGACGACATCATCGGCACCACCGGCAACGACCGCGTCCTGGTCGCCCCGCTCGACCTCGCCGACCAGGATTCGATCGCCGACTTCGTCGCCAACTGGGACGGCCCGCTGCACATCCTGGTCAACAACGCCGGCATCATGGCCGCGCCCCTGTCCCGCACGCCGCAGGGCTGGGAGATGCAGTTCGCCACCAACCACCTGGGGCACTTCGCGCTCGCCAACGGGCTCCGCCCGGCGCTCGCGGCCGGGGACGGGGCCCGGATCGTCTCGGTCAGCTCCGCCGCCCACCTGCGCTCACCGGTGGTCTTCGAGGACATCCAGTACGACCACCGGGAGTACGAGCCGTGGCAGGCGTACGGGCAGTCCAAGACGGCCAACGTGCTGTTCGCCGTGGAGGCGACCCGGCGCTGGTCCGACGACGGCATCTTCGCCAACTCGCTGATGCCCGGCGCGATCCGGACCAACCTGCAGCGCTACGTCAGCGAGGAGGAGCTGACCCGCTTGCGCAGCGGCAACGCGGCGGCCTGGAAGACAGTCGAGCAGGGCGCCGCCACCTCCGTGCTGGTCGCCGCGTCACCACTGCTCGACGAGGTGGGCGGGCGCTACTTCGAGAACTGCCAGGAAGCCGCCCCCGCCCAACCGGGTCAGCGGACCGGGGTCGCCGACTACGCGCTGGACCCGGAGGCCGCCGAGCGGCTCTGGCAGGTCTCCACCGCCCTGCTCAAGAGCTGA
- a CDS encoding aldo/keto reductase has translation MTMTRTLGRSGIEVSAIGMGCWAIGGPLWGDDRQPFGWGEVDDDESIRTIHRALDLGVTLFDTASNYGAGHSERILGRALAGRRDGVVIATKFGNVSEEATRRALGTDASPAFAVRSLEDSLRRLGTDHVDLYQLHINELPVPAALDLVDTLEALVDQGKIRAYGWSTDEPASAEAFAAAGPHCAAIQHDESVLRDNAAVLAVCDTHDLASLNRGPLAMGLLTGSTRAVGTDDVRGRAPEWLDWFTDGRPTPRWATRVEQVRAALTADGRTLAQGALGWLLARSPRTVPIPGLRTVAQADENLATLELGPLDADAYAEVERLLADLRPA, from the coding sequence ATGACGATGACACGAACGCTGGGACGCAGCGGCATCGAGGTGAGCGCGATCGGGATGGGGTGCTGGGCCATCGGTGGCCCGCTCTGGGGCGACGACCGACAGCCCTTCGGCTGGGGCGAGGTGGACGACGACGAGTCGATCCGCACCATCCACCGCGCGCTCGACCTCGGGGTGACCCTGTTCGACACGGCCAGCAACTACGGCGCGGGGCACAGCGAGCGGATCCTCGGTCGGGCCCTGGCCGGCCGACGGGACGGCGTGGTGATCGCCACGAAGTTCGGCAACGTCAGCGAGGAGGCCACCCGGCGCGCGCTCGGCACCGACGCCAGCCCGGCCTTCGCGGTACGCAGCCTGGAAGACTCGCTGCGCCGGCTCGGCACCGACCACGTCGACCTGTACCAACTGCACATCAACGAGCTGCCGGTGCCCGCCGCGCTCGATCTGGTCGACACCCTGGAGGCCCTGGTCGACCAGGGCAAGATCCGGGCGTACGGCTGGAGCACCGACGAACCGGCCTCGGCGGAGGCGTTCGCTGCCGCCGGCCCGCACTGTGCCGCCATCCAACACGACGAGTCGGTGCTGCGGGACAACGCGGCGGTGCTGGCGGTCTGCGACACCCACGACCTGGCCAGCCTCAACCGTGGGCCACTGGCGATGGGCCTGCTCACCGGGTCGACGCGGGCGGTCGGGACGGACGACGTGCGCGGGCGGGCGCCGGAGTGGTTGGACTGGTTCACCGACGGCCGACCGACGCCCCGCTGGGCGACCCGCGTCGAACAGGTCCGCGCGGCGCTCACCGCCGACGGGCGGACGCTCGCGCAGGGCGCGTTGGGCTGGCTGCTGGCCCGCAGCCCGCGTACGGTGCCGATCCCCGGCCTGCGCACCGTGGCGCAGGCCGACGAGAACCTGGCCACCCTGGAGCTCGGGCCGCTCGACGCCGACGCGTACGCCGAGGTGGAGCGTCTGCTCGCCGATCTGCGCCCCGCCTGA